From a single Sediminibacterium sp. KACHI17 genomic region:
- a CDS encoding choice-of-anchor I family protein has product MRFIAFACCLLAFVACKKEDTDPVEKFVNEDPASYVEIASINLGGLGAAEITTYDPITKRLFAVNNGTTNKIDVINIADPAAISIIHSISMSPYGGFVNSVDVYNGKLAAAIESTNKQDPGKVVIFNTTTYAEEKVITVGALPDMVTFSPDGKFILTANEGEPSADYSNDPEGSVSIISVDNNYAVTTLNFAAFTAQQTTLAEKGLRISGPNKNFLKDIEPEYITVSADSKTAWVTLQEANAIATIDLASKTFTNILPLGFKDFNSTAHAIDISDRDNGINFAPWKIFGIYMPDAIANFSMAGKTYLFTANEGDSREYNNFADVRRLSSVNLDATAFPNAATLKTDAQMGRLNILTTNGDTDNDGDYDALYSMGGRSFSIWDASNGALIFDSKNELDVKAKDLAVYDDGRSDDKSVEPEAITIGRVGSKMIAFVGLERADAIAIYDVTIPTAPVFLKMIKTGDAPEGVLFIPASKSPIQQSLLVVSSENDGLVKIYKATKL; this is encoded by the coding sequence ATGAGATTCATCGCATTTGCCTGTTGCTTACTGGCTTTTGTTGCCTGTAAAAAAGAAGATACCGATCCGGTTGAAAAGTTCGTCAATGAAGACCCCGCTTCCTATGTGGAGATCGCCTCTATTAACCTTGGCGGTCTCGGTGCTGCAGAAATCACCACGTATGACCCCATCACCAAAAGACTCTTTGCTGTTAACAACGGCACCACCAATAAAATAGATGTCATCAATATTGCCGATCCGGCTGCTATCAGCATTATTCACTCCATAAGCATGTCGCCCTATGGTGGTTTCGTCAATAGCGTGGATGTATACAATGGTAAACTGGCCGCCGCCATCGAATCTACCAACAAACAAGATCCGGGTAAAGTGGTGATCTTTAACACCACTACCTATGCGGAAGAAAAAGTAATAACAGTAGGCGCTTTGCCTGACATGGTTACTTTTAGTCCTGATGGAAAATTTATTCTCACCGCCAATGAAGGTGAGCCCAGTGCCGACTACAGCAATGACCCCGAAGGATCGGTTTCTATCATCAGTGTAGATAATAATTATGCTGTTACCACACTCAACTTCGCTGCATTTACAGCTCAACAAACTACACTGGCTGAAAAAGGGTTACGCATCAGCGGACCCAATAAAAATTTCCTGAAAGACATTGAACCCGAATACATCACCGTTTCTGCTGATTCTAAAACAGCCTGGGTTACCTTACAGGAAGCCAATGCCATTGCTACCATTGACCTGGCTTCTAAAACCTTCACCAATATTTTACCCCTTGGCTTCAAAGATTTTAATAGTACTGCCCATGCGATTGATATTTCTGATCGTGACAATGGTATCAACTTCGCTCCCTGGAAGATCTTCGGTATCTATATGCCAGATGCCATTGCCAATTTCTCTATGGCCGGTAAAACCTATTTATTCACCGCCAATGAAGGTGACTCTAGAGAGTACAACAATTTTGCTGACGTTAGAAGATTGTCTTCTGTGAACTTAGATGCCACTGCGTTTCCTAATGCTGCCACTTTAAAAACAGATGCTCAGATGGGTCGTTTGAATATACTCACCACCAATGGTGATACCGATAATGATGGTGATTACGATGCGCTGTATAGTATGGGTGGACGATCTTTCAGTATTTGGGATGCTTCTAATGGCGCATTGATCTTCGATAGTAAAAATGAACTCGATGTAAAAGCCAAAGACCTGGCCGTATACGATGATGGCAGAAGTGATGATAAATCAGTAGAACCGGAAGCCATTACCATTGGCAGAGTAGGTAGCAAAATGATCGCTTTTGTTGGTTTAGAAAGAGCGGATGCCATTGCCATTTATGATGTTACCATTCCTACTGCACCTGTTTTTCTGAAAATGATCAAAACAGGTGATGCACCTGAAGGCGTTTTATTCATTCCCGCTTCTAAAAGTCCCATTCAACAAAGTCTTTTAGTAGTGAGTAGTGAGAATGATGGCCTCGTTAAAATTTATAAAGCCACAAAGCTGTAA
- a CDS encoding DUF3050 domain-containing protein yields MENEKIVQLKQRLEEVRPDLVDHSLYHSLVDLEQLRRFTEYHVFAVWDFMSLLKSLQQKLTCTTTPWIPVGSANTRYLINEIVLGEESDVDEAGIRTSHFELYLKAMEQMGADTTAITQLLTYIHNGVPVQQALQQLQLPRAICDFVGYTFEVIEKAPVHVQAAVFTFGREDLIPDMFMGLVKDLSVQYPAQLAVFKYYLERHIEVDGDHHSHLAMEMVSEQCGQDALKWEQAAEAALTSLKYRKRLWDAVYATVV; encoded by the coding sequence ATGGAAAATGAAAAAATAGTTCAGCTGAAACAAAGGCTGGAAGAAGTAAGACCTGATCTTGTTGATCATTCTCTATATCATAGTTTGGTAGATCTTGAACAACTCCGTCGGTTTACGGAGTATCATGTGTTTGCCGTCTGGGATTTTATGAGTTTGTTGAAATCATTGCAACAAAAATTGACCTGTACAACTACGCCATGGATACCGGTGGGTTCGGCGAATACACGTTACCTCATCAATGAAATTGTATTGGGCGAAGAGAGTGATGTAGATGAAGCGGGCATCAGAACCAGTCACTTTGAATTGTACCTGAAAGCGATGGAACAGATGGGTGCTGATACAACGGCCATCACACAATTGTTAACCTATATACACAATGGTGTGCCGGTGCAACAGGCATTGCAACAATTACAATTGCCCAGGGCTATTTGTGATTTTGTAGGATATACGTTTGAGGTCATTGAAAAAGCACCGGTACATGTACAGGCAGCCGTATTTACATTTGGTCGTGAGGATCTGATACCGGATATGTTCATGGGTCTAGTGAAGGATCTGTCTGTGCAGTATCCAGCACAATTGGCCGTTTTCAAATATTACCTGGAACGACATATTGAAGTAGACGGCGATCATCATAGTCATCTGGCGATGGAAATGGTTAGTGAACAATGCGGACAAGATGCTTTGAAATGGGAGCAGGCCGCGGAAGCAGCACTCACAAGCTTGAAATATCGGAAGCGATTATGGGATGCGGTATATGCAACGGTAGTATAA
- the asnS gene encoding asparagine--tRNA ligase — protein sequence MFNKRTKIKDLLSSGVAGQETIVMGWVRTFRNNQFIALNDGSTNNNLQVVTELGLLDDATLKRITTGASLKVTGTVVPSLGKGQSIELKATHVEILGDSDAEKYPLQPKKHSLEFLREIAHLRFRTNTFGAVFRIRHSLAFAVHKFFNEKGFVYLHTPIITASDAEGAGEMFRVTTLPFDNPPRKEDGSIDFAEDFFGKSTNLTVSGQLEGELGAMAFSEIYTFGPTFRAENSNTTRHLAEFWMIEPEMAFYDIEDNMNLAEEFIQYLIRYVMEHNADDLSFLDQRLAEEEKQKPQQERQEFGLLEKLKFVTDNSFERITYTEAIQILLDSPAYKKKKFKFDVKWGIDMQSEHERYLVEKHFKKPVIVTGYPAAIKAFYMRLNDGCEPGKETVAAMDILAPGIGEIVGGSQREERLEKLEARMQAMHIPLEEMSWYLDTRRFGTVPHAGFGLGFERMVQFVTGMTNIRDVIAFARTPKNCEF from the coding sequence ATGTTTAACAAAAGAACCAAGATCAAAGACCTGCTGAGTAGCGGGGTGGCCGGACAAGAAACCATTGTCATGGGATGGGTGCGAACTTTTCGCAACAATCAGTTCATAGCATTGAATGATGGAAGTACCAATAATAATTTACAGGTAGTAACAGAACTCGGCTTGTTGGATGATGCTACATTAAAAAGAATTACTACCGGTGCTTCTTTAAAAGTAACCGGCACAGTAGTGCCCTCTTTAGGAAAAGGACAGTCGATTGAATTAAAAGCAACACATGTAGAAATATTGGGTGACAGTGATGCAGAAAAATATCCGTTGCAACCCAAGAAGCATAGTCTCGAATTCTTAAGAGAGATCGCACACCTTCGTTTTCGTACCAATACATTTGGTGCTGTATTTCGTATCAGACATTCACTGGCATTTGCGGTACACAAGTTTTTCAATGAAAAAGGTTTTGTGTATTTGCATACACCCATCATCACGGCAAGTGATGCAGAGGGTGCAGGAGAAATGTTTCGTGTGACCACATTGCCGTTTGATAACCCACCACGCAAAGAAGATGGCAGCATCGATTTTGCAGAAGACTTTTTTGGGAAGAGTACCAATCTCACCGTAAGTGGACAATTAGAAGGAGAGTTGGGTGCGATGGCATTTAGTGAGATCTATACATTCGGTCCTACTTTCCGCGCAGAAAATTCAAACACGACCAGACACCTCGCAGAGTTCTGGATGATAGAACCGGAGATGGCGTTTTATGATATTGAAGACAATATGAATCTTGCTGAAGAGTTCATTCAATATTTGATTCGATATGTGATGGAACACAATGCCGATGATCTGTCCTTTTTGGATCAGCGACTGGCAGAAGAAGAAAAACAAAAACCACAGCAAGAACGTCAGGAGTTTGGATTGTTGGAGAAGCTGAAGTTTGTTACAGACAATAGTTTTGAAAGAATCACTTATACTGAAGCGATACAGATATTACTCGATTCACCTGCGTACAAGAAAAAGAAATTTAAGTTTGATGTGAAGTGGGGTATTGATATGCAGAGTGAACATGAAAGATACCTGGTAGAAAAACATTTCAAGAAACCGGTGATCGTAACGGGCTATCCTGCAGCCATCAAAGCATTTTATATGCGCTTGAATGATGGATGTGAGCCGGGTAAAGAAACGGTAGCCGCCATGGATATTCTGGCACCGGGTATCGGAGAAATTGTGGGCGGTTCACAAAGAGAAGAGCGTTTAGAAAAACTGGAAGCGCGCATGCAAGCGATGCATATACCATTGGAAGAGATGAGCTGGTATCTTGATACCCGTCGCTTCGGAACCGTTCCACACGCAGGTTTCGGCCTGGGCTTCGAACGCATGGTACAATTCGTAACCGGCATGACCAATATCAGAGACGTCATTGCTTTTGCGAGAACGCCGAAGAATTGTGAATTTTAA
- a CDS encoding PAS domain-containing protein produces MKPSLFRSLIELTTDAVFIVRVQPSGDEFVMEYVNDAYLRKFNVTPESVVGKEFRDMLQPNIVGDIRKRFTECVRLRSNISFEESFEDQTTSLSELFPITSEDGAIEYVVGVSKDITELKAKRDQLIASEQTLQSIINSSDNVLIYMSNDFKIRYANRRAQEHARKLFGKEFIVGEKLTNYYPESERERALEHARQLRKEKKTISHEHQLTYPDGENRWFLRRYYGVFDDGGELTGIVIASINITNRKEQELQIQKQADSLREIAKIQSHEIRRPVANIMGLTDLFDLKEKTQEENEQILQYLRQSVLELDGLISRIVDKTQYEADF; encoded by the coding sequence ATGAAGCCATCTTTGTTCCGATCATTGATTGAACTAACGACAGATGCCGTATTCATTGTGCGGGTGCAGCCGAGTGGTGATGAGTTTGTGATGGAATATGTAAACGATGCATATCTCCGCAAATTCAATGTTACCCCGGAATCTGTTGTAGGCAAGGAGTTCCGGGACATGCTTCAGCCCAATATTGTAGGAGATATCCGTAAACGTTTTACTGAGTGCGTACGCCTTCGCTCGAATATCAGTTTTGAAGAAAGCTTTGAAGATCAAACCACCAGTCTCAGCGAATTGTTTCCCATCACAAGCGAGGATGGTGCCATTGAATATGTTGTTGGTGTTTCAAAAGATATCACTGAATTAAAAGCGAAACGAGATCAGCTCATAGCGTCAGAGCAAACGCTTCAATCTATCATCAATAGCTCTGATAATGTGCTTATATATATGAGCAATGATTTCAAGATCCGATATGCAAATCGAAGAGCGCAGGAACATGCCCGAAAGTTGTTTGGGAAAGAGTTTATTGTAGGCGAGAAGCTGACCAATTATTATCCTGAATCTGAACGAGAAAGGGCGTTGGAACATGCTCGTCAATTGAGAAAGGAAAAAAAGACCATTTCTCATGAGCACCAGTTGACATATCCGGATGGTGAGAACCGCTGGTTTCTTCGACGTTATTACGGTGTTTTCGATGATGGTGGTGAATTGACCGGAATTGTGATCGCCTCCATTAATATCACGAATAGAAAAGAACAGGAATTACAAATCCAAAAACAAGCTGACTCGCTCCGAGAGATTGCTAAGATTCAGTCGCACGAGATCCGCAGACCCGTGGCCAATATCATGGGACTGACCGATCTTTTTGATCTGAAAGAAAAAACGCAGGAAGAAAATGAACAAATTTTGCAATATCTCAGGCAGAGCGTGTTGGAATTGGATGGTTTGATCAGTCGAATCGTTGATAAAACGCAATATGAAGCCGATTTTTAA
- the rho gene encoding transcription termination factor Rho has protein sequence MYDILQLNDMLLPELLDIAEQLKITGAKKLDKQGLIYKILDNQAVQASETKDTAAKKGARARKPVTVKTANGTEEAEVMQEAPEKPAAAAKRGPVKKGRTDKQPTETEETMQEPTEANSNANATAETAPETGLPQEAPAPPQHRHQRKEPTFNIEFEGVISGEGVLEMMPDGYGFLRSSDYNYLSSPDDVYVSPSQIKLFGLKTGDTVSGSVRPPKEGEKYFALLKVDHINGKRPDEVRDRVPFDYLTPLFPYEKLNLFTTSNNYSTRIMDLFTPIGKGQRGLIVAQPKVGKTMLLKEVANAIAANHPECYLMVVLIDERPEEVTDMERSVKAEVIASTFDEPAEKHVKVSTIALQKAKRLVECGHDVVILLDSITRLARAHNTVAPASGKVLSGGVEANAMQKPKQFFGAARKIEHGGSLTILATALIETGSKMDEVIFEEFKGTGNMELLLDRRLANKRIFPAIDLVGSSTRRDDLLLDKEVLQRMNILRLYINDMNTEESMNELLKRMRGTKDNEEFLASMNR, from the coding sequence ATGTACGATATTCTGCAATTAAATGACATGTTGTTGCCCGAGTTACTCGATATCGCCGAGCAACTAAAGATCACGGGTGCTAAGAAATTAGACAAGCAAGGTCTGATCTATAAGATCCTGGACAACCAGGCGGTTCAGGCCAGTGAAACAAAAGATACCGCTGCCAAAAAAGGGGCTCGTGCCCGTAAGCCCGTAACGGTGAAAACTGCGAATGGTACGGAAGAGGCAGAAGTGATGCAGGAAGCACCTGAAAAACCTGCCGCAGCCGCTAAACGTGGTCCGGTTAAAAAAGGCCGCACAGATAAACAACCTACCGAAACAGAGGAAACAATGCAGGAGCCAACAGAAGCCAACAGCAATGCGAATGCTACTGCTGAAACAGCTCCTGAAACAGGTTTGCCGCAAGAAGCACCTGCTCCGCCTCAACACAGACACCAGCGCAAAGAGCCTACTTTCAATATCGAATTCGAAGGCGTGATCTCCGGTGAAGGTGTATTGGAAATGATGCCAGATGGTTATGGATTCCTCCGCTCTTCTGATTACAACTATTTATCTTCTCCCGATGACGTATATGTATCTCCATCTCAGATCAAATTATTTGGTCTGAAAACCGGTGATACCGTTTCGGGATCTGTTCGTCCGCCAAAAGAAGGAGAAAAATATTTCGCCCTATTAAAAGTGGATCATATCAATGGTAAACGTCCGGATGAAGTGCGCGACCGCGTTCCTTTCGACTACCTGACACCATTGTTCCCTTACGAAAAATTGAACCTGTTCACCACTTCCAATAATTACAGCACACGTATCATGGACCTGTTTACCCCGATCGGTAAAGGTCAGCGTGGATTGATCGTTGCCCAACCAAAAGTGGGTAAGACCATGTTGCTGAAAGAAGTGGCCAACGCCATTGCAGCCAACCATCCGGAATGTTACCTGATGGTGGTATTGATCGATGAGCGTCCGGAAGAGGTGACCGATATGGAGCGCAGTGTAAAAGCAGAAGTGATCGCTTCTACTTTTGATGAGCCTGCAGAAAAACACGTGAAAGTATCTACTATCGCTTTACAAAAAGCAAAGCGCCTCGTAGAATGCGGTCATGATGTGGTGATCTTATTAGATTCTATCACTCGTTTGGCTCGTGCACACAATACCGTTGCACCTGCCAGTGGTAAAGTGCTGAGTGGTGGTGTGGAAGCCAATGCGATGCAAAAACCCAAACAATTCTTTGGTGCGGCACGTAAAATTGAACACGGCGGCTCACTGACCATTCTTGCAACCGCTTTGATCGAAACCGGTAGTAAAATGGATGAAGTGATCTTTGAGGAATTCAAGGGCACCGGTAATATGGAGTTGTTGCTTGATCGTCGTTTGGCCAACAAGCGCATATTCCCTGCTATTGATCTGGTAGGTTCTTCTACACGTAGAGATGATCTATTACTCGATAAAGAAGTGTTACAACGCATGAACATTCTTCGTCTTTATATCAATGATATGAATACCGAAGAATCCATGAACGAATTGCTGAAACGAATGAGAGGAACGAAAGACAATGAAGAGTTTCTCGCGTCGATGAATCGTTAG
- a CDS encoding prolyl oligopeptidase family serine peptidase, with translation MKHKLLFTGLMLVCLSSFAQLTVEKIMRDPKWIGTSPSNIFWSADSKKIYFSWNPDKKMSDSTYVYTVGASGTPVRASLQEVQVAQAQNNAVFNEARTKMLYVLRGDLYLVEIASGKTIRITQTQEQEFAPRFILNDEWVVYNRNQNLFAWHTQNGSTLQLTNIIRGTETAVTAVPFGGGGRGGAQFGGNRNAAPAIAALAQSQEQWLRDQQLDLFAVLKERKERRDARTEFLRANRDTDTLKTIGIGDKQLQNLQISPDGRFVTYRLYQAPANAKNTIVPDYVTESGFTTDIPARTKVGAPLGRYEFYVFDKTKDKLMMVMIDSAAIPGIMDQPDYVKDYPKQFGNRRAPIRGVMINGPYWNASGTVAIVDIRSQDNKDRWIMQLDAETAKLKLIDRQRDEAWVGGPGISAFGATMGWINDSQLYFQSEATGYSHLYVYDMVSGKKTALTQGKYEVQSVSLSNNKQYFYLLTNEEHPGKLNWYRINKDGSAKEKITYMTGGYEVSMSPDEKWIAYRYSYSNKPWELFVQENTAGKTAAQITNKAVTDEFKAYPWRDPKMITIPARDGQQIYARLYEPTKAKNNKAAVIFVHGAGYLQNVHYWWSSYFREYMFHNLLADQGYTVIDIDYRASSGYGRDWRTGIYRHMGGKDLDDHVDAAQFLTKNYGVDAGKIGIYGGSYGGFITLMGLFTTPDVFKAGAALRPVTDWAHYNHGYTSNILNEPVNDSIAYAKSSPINFANGLKNHLLICHGMVDVNVHFQDVVRLSQKLIELGKDNWELAVYPMEDHGFVEPSSWTDEYKRILKLFNERLLKK, from the coding sequence ATGAAACATAAACTGCTTTTTACAGGGCTGATGTTGGTATGTCTTTCCTCATTTGCCCAGTTGACCGTTGAGAAAATCATGCGTGATCCAAAATGGATCGGCACATCTCCCTCCAATATTTTCTGGAGTGCAGACAGTAAAAAAATCTATTTCAGTTGGAACCCGGATAAAAAAATGTCCGACTCAACCTATGTCTACACGGTTGGCGCTTCTGGAACACCTGTACGTGCATCATTACAAGAAGTACAAGTTGCGCAAGCACAGAACAATGCCGTGTTCAATGAAGCACGCACCAAAATGTTGTATGTATTACGAGGTGATCTGTATCTCGTAGAGATCGCTTCCGGAAAAACCATTCGTATCACACAAACACAAGAACAGGAATTTGCACCACGCTTTATCCTGAACGACGAGTGGGTGGTATACAACCGCAATCAGAATTTATTTGCTTGGCACACACAAAATGGAAGTACACTGCAATTGACCAATATCATTCGCGGAACAGAAACAGCTGTTACTGCAGTTCCCTTTGGCGGAGGCGGTCGCGGTGGTGCACAATTTGGTGGAAACAGAAACGCCGCTCCTGCTATTGCTGCATTGGCACAATCACAAGAACAATGGTTACGCGATCAGCAATTGGATCTCTTTGCTGTATTGAAAGAAAGAAAAGAAAGAAGAGATGCCCGTACAGAATTTTTACGCGCCAATCGTGATACCGATACTTTAAAAACGATCGGTATCGGTGACAAACAATTACAAAATTTACAGATCAGTCCCGACGGACGTTTTGTTACGTATCGTTTGTATCAGGCTCCTGCCAATGCAAAGAATACCATCGTTCCTGATTATGTAACGGAAAGTGGATTCACTACCGATATTCCTGCCAGAACAAAAGTGGGTGCTCCCTTGGGTCGATATGAGTTTTATGTATTTGATAAAACAAAAGACAAACTCATGATGGTGATGATCGATTCTGCAGCTATTCCAGGTATCATGGATCAGCCGGATTATGTAAAAGATTATCCGAAACAATTTGGCAATCGTCGCGCACCGATTCGTGGCGTGATGATCAATGGTCCGTATTGGAATGCATCAGGAACTGTTGCCATTGTTGATATCCGTTCTCAGGATAACAAAGACCGCTGGATCATGCAACTGGATGCAGAAACCGCCAAACTCAAACTCATCGATCGTCAGCGTGATGAAGCCTGGGTCGGTGGTCCGGGTATCAGCGCCTTCGGTGCAACCATGGGTTGGATCAACGACAGCCAACTGTATTTCCAAAGTGAAGCCACCGGATATTCTCATTTGTATGTCTATGATATGGTATCCGGAAAAAAGACAGCGCTCACACAAGGGAAGTATGAAGTACAGTCTGTTTCACTGAGCAATAACAAACAATATTTCTATTTACTCACGAATGAAGAACATCCGGGCAAGCTCAACTGGTATCGAATCAATAAAGACGGCAGCGCAAAAGAAAAGATCACTTATATGACCGGTGGTTATGAAGTGAGCATGTCGCCTGATGAAAAATGGATCGCGTATCGTTATTCCTATAGCAATAAACCCTGGGAATTATTTGTTCAGGAAAATACAGCCGGAAAAACAGCAGCACAGATCACCAACAAAGCAGTGACCGATGAGTTCAAAGCGTATCCTTGGAGAGATCCGAAAATGATCACCATACCCGCACGTGATGGACAACAGATCTATGCACGTTTGTACGAGCCTACCAAAGCCAAGAACAACAAAGCGGCTGTGATCTTTGTACACGGCGCAGGATACTTACAGAATGTACACTATTGGTGGAGTTCTTATTTCCGTGAATACATGTTCCATAATTTATTGGCTGATCAGGGATATACCGTCATTGATATCGATTACCGTGCGAGCAGTGGTTATGGCAGAGATTGGAGAACTGGGATCTACAGACATATGGGCGGAAAAGATCTCGATGATCATGTAGATGCCGCTCAGTTCCTCACAAAAAATTATGGAGTAGATGCCGGAAAGATCGGTATCTATGGTGGCAGCTACGGTGGATTCATCACACTGATGGGACTCTTCACCACTCCGGATGTTTTCAAAGCGGGTGCTGCATTAAGACCTGTGACAGACTGGGCTCATTACAACCATGGTTATACCTCTAATATCCTGAATGAGCCGGTGAATGATAGTATTGCTTATGCAAAATCATCACCGATCAATTTTGCAAATGGATTGAAAAATCATTTGTTGATCTGTCATGGTATGGTAGATGTGAATGTTCATTTTCAGGATGTGGTGCGACTCTCACAAAAACTGATCGAACTTGGAAAAGACAACTGGGAGCTGGCAGTATACCCCATGGAAGACCACGGTTTTGTAGAACCCAGCAGCTGGACAGATGAGTATAAGCGAATTCTGAAATTGTTTAATGAGCGATTGTTGAAGAAGTGA
- the nadD gene encoding nicotinate (nicotinamide) nucleotide adenylyltransferase: MNIGLYFGSFNPVHTGHLIIASHVVNYTDVQQVWLVVSPQNPFKQSASLLNEYDRLHLMNLAIDDETRIKASDVEFKLPRPSYTIDTLTYLKEKYPQHSFSIIMGSDGFQNLPKWKNAELLIKEYPIIVYRRPGFEITDEWNAQLTVLDAPMLDISATLIRNNIKEGKSIRYLVPEKVREEIERNNYYK; this comes from the coding sequence ATGAATATCGGACTCTATTTTGGCTCTTTTAACCCCGTTCATACCGGACATTTGATCATCGCATCTCATGTTGTGAACTATACCGATGTACAACAAGTATGGCTCGTGGTTTCTCCGCAAAATCCTTTTAAACAGTCTGCCTCTCTGTTGAATGAATACGACCGACTTCATCTGATGAACCTGGCCATTGATGATGAAACACGCATCAAAGCGTCTGATGTGGAATTCAAATTACCACGCCCTTCTTATACGATTGATACACTCACCTATCTGAAAGAAAAATATCCGCAACATTCTTTCAGCATCATCATGGGTAGTGATGGTTTTCAAAACCTGCCCAAATGGAAAAATGCAGAACTGCTCATCAAAGAATATCCCATCATTGTGTATCGTAGACCAGGATTTGAAATCACTGATGAATGGAATGCACAACTCACGGTACTCGATGCTCCTATGCTGGATATTTCTGCAACACTCATCCGCAACAATATCAAAGAAGGAAAATCCATTCGTTATCTCGTTCCTGAGAAAGTAAGAGAAGAGATTGAGCGGAATAATTATTACAAATAA
- a CDS encoding FeoA family protein, translating to MKRLSELEAGQKAIINSFEKDEIFIKLMEMGCIPGEVVQVEQVAPLGDPISISVAGYHLSLRLSEARSIFVEDAI from the coding sequence ATGAAAAGACTCTCAGAGTTAGAAGCCGGACAAAAAGCCATCATTAATTCCTTTGAAAAAGATGAGATATTTATCAAGCTCATGGAAATGGGATGTATTCCGGGTGAAGTAGTTCAGGTAGAACAAGTGGCTCCACTGGGCGATCCGATCTCCATTTCTGTGGCCGGATACCATCTCAGTCTTCGTTTGAGCGAAGCCAGAAGTATTTTTGTGGAAGACGCAATATAG
- the ybeY gene encoding rRNA maturation RNase YbeY, whose protein sequence is MKEVTFRYADRKLVLAQKTAIQAFVETIFKKEKKKLAHINYVFCSDAYLLNINRDFLSHDYYTDIITFGLSEPGEPVEAEIYISVDRVKDNAVQLGVSFKEEMLRVIFHGALHLCGYKDKKKSDITLMREKENHYLSTYLTKH, encoded by the coding sequence ATGAAGGAAGTAACGTTTCGATATGCAGACAGGAAATTAGTATTGGCACAGAAGACGGCCATTCAGGCTTTTGTGGAGACCATCTTTAAGAAAGAGAAAAAGAAGCTGGCGCATATCAACTATGTCTTTTGCTCCGATGCCTACCTCCTAAATATCAACCGTGATTTTCTATCGCACGATTATTATACAGACATCATCACTTTCGGTCTCTCCGAACCTGGCGAGCCGGTAGAAGCCGAGATCTATATCAGTGTAGACCGCGTGAAGGACAATGCCGTTCAACTCGGTGTTTCTTTCAAGGAAGAAATGCTTAGGGTGATCTTCCATGGCGCTTTGCACTTATGTGGTTATAAAGACAAGAAGAAAAGCGACATCACCTTGATGCGGGAAAAAGAAAACCACTATCTCTCTACTTATCTCACCAAACATTAG